The following are encoded in a window of Collinsella aerofaciens genomic DNA:
- a CDS encoding branched-chain amino acid ABC transporter permease yields the protein MKFLKDKQTRHDFVTYAMCVVAFAIVFFMQSNHMIPRMIAGQLVPITAYIVMAISLNLVVGIAGDLSLGHAGFMSVGAYTGIVTAVALESTVPSDPMRLIISIVVGAIAAAILGFLIGIPVLRLSGDYLAIVTLAFGEIIKEVVTCLIVGVDSRGLHVIFNITGNSTIDDLHLLEDGTAIIKGAQGASGVSTYSTFLAGAILVMVALVIVLNLVRSRTGRAIIAVRDNKIAAESVGISVTQYRMIAFVVSAALAGAAGALFGGNFSQLSATKFDFNTSILILVFVVLGGLGNMRGSVIAAALLTVLPELLRQFSDYRMLIYAIVLILVMVFTNNPQLKAFFARIKDRFASKKEVAADAQ from the coding sequence ATGAAGTTTCTTAAAGACAAGCAGACACGTCACGACTTTGTCACGTACGCCATGTGCGTTGTGGCGTTCGCCATCGTGTTCTTTATGCAGTCCAACCACATGATCCCGCGCATGATCGCCGGTCAGCTGGTTCCCATCACAGCCTATATCGTCATGGCCATCTCCCTTAACCTCGTCGTCGGCATCGCGGGCGACTTGTCGCTGGGCCACGCGGGCTTTATGAGCGTCGGTGCCTATACGGGCATCGTCACTGCCGTCGCGCTGGAGAGCACCGTTCCGTCTGATCCGATGCGTCTGATCATCAGCATTGTGGTCGGCGCTATCGCCGCTGCCATCTTGGGCTTCTTGATCGGTATCCCGGTCCTGCGCCTGAGCGGCGACTATCTGGCCATCGTGACCCTGGCTTTTGGCGAGATTATCAAAGAGGTCGTCACCTGCCTCATTGTGGGCGTCGATTCCCGCGGCCTGCATGTGATCTTTAACATCACGGGTAACTCCACGATCGACGACCTGCACCTGCTCGAGGACGGCACCGCCATCATCAAGGGCGCGCAGGGTGCATCGGGCGTGTCGACCTATTCGACCTTCCTTGCCGGCGCAATCCTGGTTATGGTCGCGCTCGTGATTGTGCTCAACCTGGTTCGCAGCCGTACCGGTCGTGCCATTATTGCCGTGCGCGACAACAAGATCGCTGCCGAGTCTGTGGGCATCTCCGTCACCCAGTACCGCATGATCGCCTTCGTGGTTTCCGCTGCCCTCGCCGGTGCTGCCGGAGCTCTGTTCGGCGGTAACTTCTCGCAGCTTTCCGCCACTAAGTTCGACTTCAATACGTCCATTCTCATTCTGGTGTTCGTGGTCCTGGGCGGCCTGGGCAACATGCGCGGCTCCGTTATCGCCGCGGCGCTGCTCACGGTGCTCCCCGAGCTGCTCCGTCAGTTCTCGGACTACCGCATGCTCATCTACGCCATCGTGTTGATTCTGGTCATGGTCTTTACCAACAACCCACAGCTCAAGGCGTTCTTCGCACGCATTAAGGATCGCTTTGCTTCCAAGAAGGAGGTGGCAGCCGATGCCCAGTAA
- a CDS encoding cation:proton antiporter codes for MAFVSLAIIALVAFASPFIASAIPGKPVPETVFLLVLGAVLGPHMLGVIHVDAEVSLVSELGLAFLFLLAGFEIDPKSITGVEGRYGLATWVVTFGIAWLAVRFTPWFSVSHFDGIAVTLALTSTALGTLVPIMRERSLTGTRVGDSILAYGTWGELGPVLAMSVLLSARTGIQTLVILGLFAVVCVLLAVVPSRSKRVGSRFFAFVEERADTTSQTFVRLTVLILVALVAFSAVFDLDIVLGSFAAGFVLRYIIPEGNHTLETKLDGLAYGFLIPVFFTVSGAKIDLTAVASRPGLLVGFIVALLIIRAVPILISMSICPATRDVSAYGRITVALYCTTALPIIVAVTSVAVNAGALSQDIASVMVAAGAITVFLMPLLAQLFYRVVDAAPVAAVAEVAEHPSDALDILRAHHDLASLLAREHELLTSHGHGRVFEGLPTLDTIAERLSAEAASGHIDARIVDAAHLLADKTYGDEVDPSELTPRERRRLERAKLAVREYRRRMLELYAREEAEDDDGK; via the coding sequence ATGGCATTCGTTTCGCTCGCCATCATCGCACTCGTGGCCTTTGCGAGTCCTTTTATCGCCTCGGCGATTCCCGGAAAACCCGTTCCCGAGACGGTCTTTTTGCTCGTGCTCGGCGCGGTGCTGGGACCCCATATGCTCGGCGTCATCCATGTAGATGCCGAGGTCTCGCTTGTGTCCGAGCTGGGCCTGGCCTTCTTGTTCCTGCTTGCCGGCTTTGAGATCGACCCCAAGAGCATCACGGGCGTCGAGGGGCGCTACGGCTTGGCGACGTGGGTCGTCACGTTTGGTATCGCCTGGCTTGCCGTGCGCTTTACCCCGTGGTTCTCGGTCAGTCATTTCGACGGTATCGCCGTGACGCTTGCCCTCACTTCGACGGCGCTCGGCACGCTCGTGCCCATCATGCGTGAGCGCTCGCTCACCGGCACGCGCGTGGGCGACTCGATTCTCGCGTATGGCACCTGGGGTGAGCTCGGCCCTGTGCTTGCCATGTCGGTGCTGCTGTCTGCCCGCACCGGCATCCAAACGCTTGTAATCCTTGGCTTGTTTGCGGTGGTCTGCGTGTTGCTGGCCGTGGTCCCGAGCCGCTCCAAGCGCGTCGGCAGTCGCTTCTTTGCGTTTGTCGAGGAACGCGCCGATACCACGTCGCAGACCTTCGTGCGCCTGACGGTGCTCATCCTGGTCGCGCTCGTGGCGTTCTCGGCTGTCTTTGATCTCGACATCGTGTTGGGTTCTTTTGCCGCCGGCTTTGTCTTGCGCTATATCATCCCCGAGGGCAACCATACGCTCGAGACCAAGCTCGATGGCCTGGCCTACGGCTTTTTGATTCCGGTATTCTTTACCGTATCGGGCGCAAAGATCGATCTGACGGCCGTGGCGTCGCGCCCGGGTCTGCTCGTGGGCTTTATCGTGGCGTTGTTGATTATTCGTGCCGTGCCCATTCTTATTTCTATGAGCATTTGTCCTGCGACGCGCGATGTGTCGGCGTATGGTCGCATTACCGTGGCCCTGTACTGCACCACGGCCCTGCCGATCATCGTTGCCGTGACAAGCGTTGCCGTCAACGCGGGCGCGCTGTCGCAAGATATTGCGTCGGTCATGGTTGCTGCCGGTGCCATCACGGTGTTCTTGATGCCGTTGCTCGCGCAGCTCTTCTACCGCGTGGTCGACGCCGCGCCGGTCGCCGCCGTGGCAGAAGTTGCCGAGCATCCATCCGATGCGCTCGACATCCTGCGCGCCCATCACGATTTGGCGAGCCTGCTCGCACGTGAGCACGAGCTGCTGACTTCGCATGGCCATGGTCGCGTATTCGAGGGCTTGCCTACGCTCGATACGATTGCCGAGCGTCTTTCCGCCGAGGCGGCGAGCGGCCACATCGATGCCCGCATCGTGGACGCGGCGCATCTTCTTGCCGATAAGACCTATGGTGATGAGGTCGACCCGTCCGAGCTGACCCCGCGCGAGCGTCGCCGCCTGGAGCGCGCCAAGCTCGCCGTGCGCGAATACCGCCGCCGCATGTTGGAGCTCTATGCAAGAGAAGAAGCCGAGGACGACGACGGCAAGTAG
- a CDS encoding ABC transporter ATP-binding protein: protein MLSVYNINVWYGAIHAIKDISFNVNEGEIVALIGANGAGKSTTLKTVSGLLRSKTGSIKFMGEDITHTPADKLVGKGLAQVPEGRRAFLQMTVEENLEMGAYTQPKSTVAPGLERVYEQFPRLKERRRQVAGTLSGGEQQMLVMGRALMSNPKLLMLDEPSMGLAPILIEQIFQIVEDLHKAGTTVLLVEQNAQMALSIATRGYVLETGKITMTGTGQELLHDDNVRKAYLGG from the coding sequence ATGCTTTCCGTCTACAACATCAACGTCTGGTACGGCGCCATCCACGCCATCAAGGACATCTCCTTTAACGTCAACGAGGGCGAGATCGTGGCCCTGATCGGTGCGAACGGTGCCGGCAAGTCCACAACGCTCAAGACCGTTTCGGGCCTGCTTCGCTCCAAGACCGGTTCCATCAAGTTTATGGGCGAGGACATTACCCATACGCCCGCTGATAAGCTGGTTGGTAAGGGCCTGGCTCAGGTTCCCGAGGGTCGTCGCGCCTTTTTGCAGATGACGGTTGAGGAGAACCTGGAGATGGGCGCCTATACGCAGCCCAAGTCCACGGTGGCTCCGGGCCTGGAGCGCGTCTACGAGCAGTTCCCGCGCCTGAAGGAACGTCGTCGCCAGGTCGCCGGCACCCTTTCAGGCGGCGAGCAGCAGATGCTCGTTATGGGGCGCGCCCTTATGAGTAACCCCAAACTGCTTATGCTCGACGAACCTTCCATGGGTCTGGCACCGATTCTGATCGAACAGATCTTCCAGATTGTCGAGGACCTGCACAAGGCCGGCACCACGGTGCTTCTGGTCGAGCAAAACGCGCAGATGGCGCTTTCCATCGCCACACGCGGTTACGTGCTCGAGACCGGCAAGATCACCATGACCGGCACCGGCCAAGAGCTCCTGCACGACGACAACGTCCGCAAGGCCTACCTCGGAGGCTAA
- a CDS encoding DUF4931 domain-containing protein: protein MALVFDVQQASGKPDDNRRPGTACPFCDTEGLANIIRRDGDCIWLENKFKTLRATRQTVLIESADHDADLATYEPDELHHVMRFALDCWQQMIDSQQYRSVLMYKNKGPLSGGSLVHPHMQIVGLEQEDGYASLTSANFEGINVWQQGRIAANISTEPIMGFFEVNVSAPQGIAASDDTRDQAEADLFADAIQVALRYILNEHHGGRAESYNLFFYHLGGRTIAKALPRWVVSPYFVGYRLAQVNAETTLDIDAERLRAHLETLV from the coding sequence GTGGCGCTGGTATTTGACGTTCAGCAGGCGAGCGGCAAGCCCGACGACAACCGGCGCCCTGGCACCGCGTGCCCCTTTTGCGATACCGAGGGACTCGCCAATATCATCCGGCGCGACGGCGACTGCATCTGGCTCGAGAATAAGTTCAAAACCCTGCGCGCCACCCGTCAAACCGTGCTGATCGAGTCAGCCGATCACGATGCCGACCTGGCGACCTATGAGCCAGATGAACTCCACCATGTGATGAGGTTTGCCCTGGATTGCTGGCAGCAGATGATCGATTCACAGCAGTATCGAAGCGTGCTCATGTACAAGAACAAGGGTCCTCTCTCGGGCGGTAGTCTCGTTCATCCGCACATGCAGATTGTGGGTTTGGAGCAGGAAGACGGCTATGCTTCGTTGACTTCCGCCAATTTCGAAGGCATCAATGTCTGGCAACAGGGGAGAATCGCGGCCAACATCTCAACCGAACCGATCATGGGGTTCTTTGAGGTCAACGTTTCAGCCCCGCAGGGAATTGCCGCCAGCGATGACACAAGAGACCAAGCCGAGGCAGATCTCTTCGCCGATGCGATCCAGGTGGCTCTGCGCTATATCCTGAACGAGCACCACGGTGGTCGCGCAGAGTCGTACAACTTGTTCTTCTATCACCTGGGCGGTCGGACCATTGCCAAGGCGCTGCCGCGTTGGGTGGTTTCGCCCTACTTTGTCGGTTATCGTTTGGCCCAGGTCAATGCCGAGACAACGCTCGATATCGATGCTGAGCGCTTGCGTGCGCATCTGGAAACGCTCGTATAG
- a CDS encoding homoserine dehydrogenase, which yields MSEPLRTVNVGLIGLGTVGGGVARLINSHHDEYLAAYGIDLKLTRACALAWEQAEAAGIEREAFTSDWHDVVSDPAVDIVVELIGGEHPATEIFTTAFENGKHVVSANKALLGRHVETLAEKARACGVQIKCEASCGGGIPIVSTLEHDLVGNKILTIAGILNGTTNYILSRMDAEGADYADVLADAQAKGYAEADPSADVDGFDAASKTAILASIGFGTRVTTDDVYQQGIRTIGAEDIAQARELGYTIKLLGIARNTDTGVDVRVHPTLIPADHMLAKVNGAMNAVYVVGDAVGETMFYGAGAGSFPTASAVVGDILSLSEQISRGVAPLPEIEPYGHNLAFKPMDELQTKYYVRLKVADRVGALSETVNIFAKHNISISLINQVEDGKSGVSDACSVIFLTHRALEKDVQAAAAELASVDCVAEVANVLRIEDVEAWTEGVMAN from the coding sequence ATGAGCGAACCCCTGCGCACCGTGAACGTCGGTCTGATCGGTCTGGGAACCGTCGGCGGCGGCGTGGCCCGTCTGATCAACAGCCACCACGATGAGTACCTGGCAGCCTACGGCATCGACCTTAAGCTGACCCGCGCCTGCGCGCTTGCTTGGGAGCAGGCCGAGGCGGCAGGCATTGAGCGCGAGGCCTTTACGAGTGACTGGCACGATGTCGTCAGCGACCCCGCCGTCGACATCGTCGTCGAGCTGATCGGCGGTGAGCATCCCGCAACCGAGATCTTCACCACTGCCTTCGAGAACGGCAAGCATGTCGTCTCTGCCAACAAGGCCCTGCTGGGCCGTCATGTCGAGACGCTCGCCGAGAAGGCGCGCGCGTGCGGCGTGCAGATTAAGTGCGAGGCCAGCTGCGGCGGCGGCATCCCCATCGTGAGCACGCTCGAGCACGACCTGGTGGGCAACAAGATCCTGACCATCGCCGGCATTCTCAACGGTACCACCAACTATATCCTGTCGCGCATGGACGCCGAGGGCGCCGATTACGCCGACGTGCTTGCCGACGCACAGGCCAAGGGCTATGCCGAGGCCGACCCGTCCGCCGACGTCGACGGCTTCGATGCCGCCAGCAAGACGGCCATCCTCGCCTCCATCGGCTTTGGCACCCGCGTTACCACCGACGATGTGTACCAGCAGGGTATCCGTACCATCGGTGCCGAGGACATCGCCCAAGCCCGCGAGCTCGGCTACACCATTAAGCTGCTCGGTATCGCCCGCAACACCGACACCGGTGTCGACGTCCGTGTGCATCCCACGCTGATTCCCGCCGACCATATGCTTGCCAAGGTCAACGGCGCCATGAACGCTGTCTACGTGGTAGGCGACGCCGTAGGCGAGACCATGTTCTACGGTGCCGGCGCAGGCTCCTTCCCCACCGCGAGCGCCGTCGTGGGCGATATCCTGTCGCTCTCCGAGCAGATCAGCCGCGGCGTGGCTCCGCTGCCCGAGATTGAGCCCTATGGCCACAACCTCGCCTTTAAGCCCATGGACGAGCTCCAGACCAAGTACTATGTGCGCCTGAAGGTCGCCGACCGCGTGGGTGCCCTGTCCGAGACGGTCAACATCTTTGCCAAGCACAACATCTCGATCTCGCTCATCAACCAGGTCGAAGACGGCAAGTCGGGCGTCAGCGATGCCTGTTCGGTCATCTTCCTGACGCACCGCGCGCTCGAGAAGGACGTCCAGGCTGCCGCTGCCGAGCTTGCCAGCGTCGACTGCGTGGCCGAGGTCGCCAACGTCCTGCGCATCGAGGACGTTGAGGCTTGGACCGAAGGCGTCATGGCGAACTAG
- a CDS encoding branched-chain amino acid ABC transporter permease gives MTVFIQYLVNGLSMGSVYAIIALGYTMVYGIAKMLNFAHGDVIMVGAYVSFCATSYLGLPGWASVVLSCVVCTVLGVLIEGLAYKPLRQAGPLAVLITAIGVSYFLQNAAQLLWGATPKNFTSLVTFPVPEFLAKFNVSAVSLVTIVACLVIMAGLMFFTGKTKMGKAMRAVSEDKAAAQLMGINVNRTISMTFAIGSALAAIAGVLLCSYSPVLQPTTGAMPGIKAFDAAVFGGIGSIPGAFVGGILIGIIEAMAQAYISTSLANSIVFGVLIIVLLVKPAGLLGKYVPEKV, from the coding sequence ATGACGGTCTTTATCCAATACCTGGTCAACGGCCTGTCCATGGGCAGCGTCTACGCCATCATCGCGTTGGGCTACACCATGGTCTACGGTATCGCCAAGATGCTCAACTTCGCTCACGGCGATGTCATCATGGTCGGTGCCTATGTCTCGTTCTGCGCCACGTCGTATCTCGGCCTCCCGGGCTGGGCATCTGTAGTTCTCTCTTGTGTGGTCTGCACGGTTCTCGGTGTTCTCATTGAGGGTCTGGCCTATAAGCCGCTGCGCCAAGCAGGCCCGCTGGCCGTTCTGATCACGGCCATCGGCGTGTCTTACTTCCTGCAGAACGCCGCGCAGCTTCTGTGGGGCGCCACGCCCAAGAACTTCACTTCGCTCGTCACCTTCCCGGTGCCGGAGTTCTTGGCCAAGTTTAACGTAAGCGCCGTCTCGCTCGTCACCATCGTCGCCTGCCTGGTTATCATGGCCGGCCTGATGTTCTTTACAGGTAAGACCAAGATGGGCAAGGCCATGCGCGCCGTGTCCGAGGATAAGGCCGCCGCTCAGCTCATGGGCATCAACGTCAACCGCACCATCTCGATGACGTTCGCCATCGGCTCCGCCCTCGCTGCCATCGCCGGCGTGCTCCTGTGCTCCTACTCGCCGGTCCTGCAGCCCACCACGGGCGCCATGCCTGGCATCAAGGCCTTCGACGCTGCCGTTTTCGGCGGCATCGGCTCCATCCCCGGCGCCTTTGTCGGCGGCATTCTCATCGGCATCATCGAGGCGATGGCGCAGGCTTACATTTCCACGAGCCTTGCCAACTCCATCGTCTTTGGTGTTTTGATCATCGTCCTGCTCGTCAAGCCTGCCGGCCTCTTGGGCAAGTACGTCCCCGAGAAGGTGTAG
- a CDS encoding ABC transporter ATP-binding protein, translating to MPSKFEFNKGKMVPYPSGAIVPDRDLGQRPALECIHLGIEFGGLKAVDDFSLTIGKTEIAGLIGPNGAGKTTVFNLLTKVYQPTHGTILLDGEDTSGKSVYQVNRMGIARTFQNIRLFNTMTVEDNVKVGLHNQERYSGFEGVLRLPTYWKHEKAAHERAMELLSIFDMEHLANEQAGSLPYGAQRRLEIVRALATNPKLLLLDEPAAGMNPSETAELMENIVKIRDTFGIAIMLIEHDMSLVMNICEGICVLNFGKVIAKGTAEEIQNNDAVIEAYLGKQNKGEN from the coding sequence ATGCCCAGTAAATTTGAGTTCAACAAGGGCAAGATGGTCCCGTATCCTTCTGGCGCCATCGTTCCCGACCGCGACCTGGGTCAGCGCCCGGCACTCGAGTGCATCCACCTGGGCATTGAGTTCGGTGGCCTTAAGGCAGTCGACGACTTTAGCCTGACTATCGGCAAGACCGAGATCGCCGGTCTGATCGGCCCCAACGGTGCCGGTAAGACCACGGTCTTCAACCTGCTCACCAAGGTGTATCAGCCCACGCACGGCACCATCCTGCTCGACGGTGAGGACACCTCGGGCAAGTCGGTCTATCAGGTCAACCGCATGGGTATTGCCCGTACATTCCAGAACATTCGCCTGTTCAACACCATGACGGTGGAGGACAACGTCAAGGTCGGTCTGCACAATCAGGAGCGCTACTCCGGTTTTGAGGGCGTGCTGCGCCTGCCGACGTACTGGAAGCACGAGAAGGCTGCTCACGAACGCGCCATGGAGCTGCTGTCCATCTTTGATATGGAGCATCTGGCAAACGAGCAGGCCGGATCGCTGCCTTACGGCGCTCAGCGTCGTCTGGAGATCGTCCGCGCGCTTGCCACCAACCCCAAACTGCTGCTGCTCGACGAGCCTGCCGCAGGCATGAACCCGTCCGAGACCGCCGAGCTCATGGAGAACATCGTTAAGATTCGCGACACCTTTGGTATCGCCATCATGCTTATTGAGCACGACATGTCGCTCGTCATGAATATTTGCGAGGGTATCTGCGTGCTTAACTTTGGCAAGGTCATCGCCAAGGGCACGGCCGAGGAAATCCAGAACAACGATGCCGTTATCGAGGCGTATCTGGGCAAGCAGAATAAGGGGGAGAACTAA
- a CDS encoding copper homeostasis protein CutC: protein MLYEFCAENFERVPAAIDAGARRIELCDNLAVGGTTPSAGVISATVSYAHEHDARVMCMIRPRGGDFHYNQDELRMMEMDLGLAVSAGVDGLVFGSCKPCAGGWALDELTLGALVMAAGCATEECKREPIDITFHMAFDQLSPEAQLDAIDTLADCGITRILTHGGAAGTPIEDNFENLARLIEYAGDRLTILPGGGISTANRDTVAAALGVSELHGTKIVPLEA, encoded by the coding sequence ATGCTGTACGAGTTTTGTGCCGAGAACTTTGAGCGGGTGCCGGCGGCTATCGATGCCGGTGCAAGGCGTATTGAACTGTGCGACAACCTTGCCGTCGGTGGCACTACACCCTCGGCCGGTGTTATCAGCGCTACAGTCAGCTATGCTCACGAGCATGACGCGCGAGTGATGTGCATGATTCGCCCGCGTGGCGGTGACTTTCATTACAACCAAGACGAGCTGCGCATGATGGAGATGGACCTGGGCCTTGCCGTAAGCGCCGGCGTTGACGGCTTGGTCTTTGGCAGCTGCAAGCCCTGCGCTGGCGGATGGGCGCTCGACGAGCTTACGTTGGGCGCTCTCGTGATGGCCGCGGGCTGCGCGACCGAGGAATGCAAGCGTGAGCCCATCGACATCACCTTCCACATGGCGTTTGATCAGCTCTCGCCCGAGGCTCAGCTCGACGCGATTGACACACTTGCCGACTGCGGCATCACACGCATCCTGACGCATGGTGGCGCTGCCGGTACGCCGATCGAGGACAACTTCGAAAACCTGGCCCGCTTGATCGAGTATGCGGGCGACCGCCTGACCATCCTTCCCGGCGGCGGCATTTCCACGGCCAACCGCGATACCGTGGCGGCGGCATTGGGCGTCTCCGAGCTCCATGGCACCAAGATCGTGCCGCTGGAGGCGTAA
- a CDS encoding SDR family NAD(P)-dependent oxidoreductase — protein sequence MLLEGKKAIITGGTRGIGYAIACRFIEEGASVTVFGSRQETADAAVEKLTAAYPDAKVWGRSCDLTSLEAVTEAFTQAASDMGGLDTVVNNAGISQRSPLLDYTAEEFAKVMDLNVVAVFNGHQAAAKIMTEAGHGGTITTTSSMVAKYGQPSGVGYPTSKFAVNGMVQSLSRELAPVGIRVNAVAPGVTKTDMVANLPEEVIKPIIATIPLGRMGEPEDVANAFVFLASDMSSYVTGAVLPVDGAARS from the coding sequence ATGTTGCTCGAGGGCAAGAAAGCAATCATCACCGGAGGCACGCGCGGTATCGGCTATGCCATCGCCTGCCGTTTTATCGAGGAGGGCGCCTCCGTCACTGTCTTTGGCTCGCGTCAAGAGACCGCCGATGCGGCCGTTGAGAAGCTGACAGCCGCCTATCCCGACGCCAAGGTCTGGGGCCGCTCCTGCGACCTCACCTCACTCGAAGCCGTGACCGAGGCCTTTACCCAGGCTGCATCCGACATGGGCGGCTTGGACACGGTCGTCAACAATGCCGGTATCTCCCAGCGTTCACCCCTCTTGGACTACACGGCCGAGGAGTTCGCAAAGGTCATGGACCTTAACGTCGTCGCCGTCTTTAATGGCCACCAGGCTGCCGCCAAGATCATGACCGAGGCCGGCCACGGCGGCACCATCACTACCACAAGCTCGATGGTCGCCAAGTACGGCCAGCCCTCCGGCGTCGGTTACCCCACGTCCAAGTTTGCCGTCAACGGTATGGTCCAGTCGCTCTCGCGCGAGCTCGCCCCCGTGGGCATTCGCGTCAATGCCGTTGCACCCGGCGTAACCAAAACCGATATGGTCGCTAACCTGCCCGAAGAGGTTATTAAGCCCATCATCGCCACCATTCCGCTGGGTCGCATGGGCGAGCCCGAGGATGTCGCCAACGCCTTTGTTTTCCTGGCGAGCGACATGTCCTCCTACGTCACGGGCGCCGTGCTCCCCGTCGACGGAGCCGCCCGCTCTTAA
- a CDS encoding ABC transporter substrate-binding protein — MSSLTGKSLNPVMNRRSVIASAAGLGAMSILAGCSSNGGDSGSASSDASFKIGTIGPLTGANASYGKSVTQGVELGCKDFSTKELPLASKAEDDQADGEKAVNAFNTLLDWGMQALVGPTTTGASVAVAAECGNDPKTFMITPSASSEDVTDGKDCVFQVCFTDPNQGVNAAKFLAQKYADEKFVLFYNSGDAYSSGIADSFKAQAAESKLEIVDEETFKDDSATSFTNQLTKAKQAGATMIFAPIYYTPASVLLKNAKDMGYDVKMMGCDGMDGILGVEGFDTSLAEGLLLMTPFSADDEKNADFVNAYKDKYGDTPDQFAADAYDGVHAVAEAVKEAGLGVDADPTEVAEKLSKAMLKITVDGLTGKLTWNDKGQVQKEPTAYVITDGKYVQA, encoded by the coding sequence ATGTCGAGCCTCACCGGTAAGTCATTGAACCCTGTTATGAATCGCAGGAGCGTTATCGCGAGCGCAGCAGGTCTGGGGGCGATGTCCATTCTAGCTGGCTGCTCCTCCAACGGCGGCGACAGCGGTTCCGCTTCGAGCGACGCTTCGTTTAAGATCGGTACCATCGGCCCGCTGACCGGCGCCAACGCGTCCTACGGCAAGTCCGTTACCCAGGGTGTCGAGCTTGGCTGCAAGGATTTCTCGACCAAGGAGCTGCCGCTTGCCAGCAAGGCCGAGGATGACCAGGCCGACGGCGAGAAGGCCGTCAACGCCTTCAACACCCTGCTCGACTGGGGCATGCAGGCCCTCGTCGGCCCGACCACCACGGGTGCGTCGGTTGCCGTTGCCGCCGAGTGCGGTAACGACCCCAAGACGTTCATGATCACCCCGTCCGCGTCCTCCGAGGACGTCACCGACGGCAAGGATTGCGTCTTCCAGGTTTGCTTCACCGACCCCAACCAGGGTGTCAACGCTGCCAAGTTCCTGGCGCAGAAGTATGCGGACGAGAAGTTCGTGCTGTTCTATAACTCCGGCGACGCCTATTCTTCGGGCATCGCAGATTCCTTTAAGGCCCAGGCCGCTGAGTCCAAGCTCGAGATTGTTGACGAGGAGACCTTTAAGGACGACTCCGCCACGAGCTTTACCAACCAGCTGACCAAGGCCAAGCAGGCCGGCGCCACCATGATCTTTGCGCCGATCTACTACACGCCGGCGTCCGTCCTGCTCAAGAACGCCAAGGACATGGGCTACGACGTCAAGATGATGGGCTGCGACGGCATGGACGGCATCCTGGGCGTTGAGGGCTTCGATACCTCTCTTGCTGAGGGTCTGCTGCTCATGACCCCGTTCTCCGCCGACGACGAGAAGAACGCCGACTTCGTTAACGCTTACAAGGATAAGTACGGCGATACCCCCGACCAGTTTGCCGCCGACGCCTACGACGGCGTGCACGCGGTGGCCGAGGCCGTCAAGGAGGCCGGTCTTGGTGTCGACGCCGATCCGACCGAGGTCGCCGAGAAGCTGTCCAAGGCTATGCTCAAGATTACCGTTGACGGTCTGACCGGCAAGCTCACCTGGAACGATAAGGGCCAGGTCCAGAAGGAGCCCACGGCGTACGTCATCACCGACGGCAAGTACGTACAGGCCTAA